CCCGGGCTTGGGCTCCACACCTGGGACCCGACCAGCACCGGTGAGTAACGGCACCGGCCGGGCAGCGTGCGCCAGGAATCCTGCCCAGGTGGCCCTGGAACGGAGCACTGAGGACATCCCGCTGGCAGGGaggggtgaggaggaggaggaggagcagggacaaAGAGCAGACCCACAGAGCAGAGGGTGTCTGAccccctgcctgcagggaccAGCAGGAATCAGCTGGCTCTTCCCTCCAGTCCCACTTTTGTGGCTGGACATGATTTGCTGGAATGGCTGCCATCACAGGAATATTGGGAATAAGCTATTTTTTTTAGAGGAAAGCTTTTCCCTGTGTAATGGTAGGCATCAAGGTAGCAGATTTGCTACAGAacatttttggaggcagatgcaGGCAAAAGATTGTACCAAGAGTCATCCACAGCAGAGCTTAAAACCCTCACTGTTCTGCACCAGAGTTGTGTGTTCTGACTGCAAAGTCTCTGTGCAAAGCTCCTCAAGAGTAATTTCATTTCTCACCTGAACCCTTGATGGGAATGATGTGAGAAAAGGAATCTGGGTGGGgaaggaccaaaaaaaaaaaaaaatcacagtgtcTGGGAAAGAGGGAACTTTTGGATTGGATCTAAATATACTCAGGATGTGTGGGAGGGACAGTCCTGATGGAGAGGTGTTAATGTGACAGAGTCCTTGTCACAGCAGCCAACCGGAGATGCTAATGCCACAGAGGGAGCTTAAATTCCtcttaacagaaaaaaaccacgTCCTAAAAATGCTTGAAAGTGCTCTGACAGCTCAGTGCTAGGAGCGAACCAGCTGCACACTGGAGTTTGCTGCCTCTTGGGAAAGCAGTGgctgccaggccaggctggtgctgctgttCAGCCCCTCAGGCAGCTCACACTGGCAGTCTTGACAAAGCCCTTTTTATTGGAGccagagacctgctgagctgaGCACTGATGTAATCAGCAGGGACAGGTGAACTCTGAGCAGACTGAGACAGTGCTAGTGCCACGCTGGAGCTCCGGAAAACCAAGATAAGCACCTCTCTGCCCTCAAGTTGCTCCCTCAGAGGTGCCTGGGGGATGGGAAGAGCAGGAGGGGAAACATTTCTAGGGCCACAGCTTGATAGGAAGGAGAGTGCATCTTGCAAAACAAGCAGAATGTGCTGTGTCCTGCTTTCAGGATTGCTGCAAATCCTAAAGGTAAGCAAGTCCCTCACACACAGCAGGAACGGAATTTTTACAAGACTTTAAACACACTTACCCTGTAAATAATGTTGGTGTCACCTCTGGCTCTTGGCTCTGGAGTCCCGAAGCTGTTGCATCATGAGCAGGGTGGTATCTGCTCGTTCCACTCTTGGTGTTGTAACGTGCTGTGAGCCTGTTCTGTGTTTTTCCTGTGAAATCACGGAAATTTCATCTGACCATGGTCTAAACACAGTGTTCCACAGTGAGTTCATTACATACCTGGCACAGAAGTTGGCAGTCACTGTGTAAATAAACCATGTTATTGAATGGCAGGTGGGTTTTATTTTAGCCCTTAACCTGTTTTAAGCCATCTTACGTGTCTTCTTATTTGTCACGTTAACTGTCTGAAAGCAGAATTGAAGTACAGCTGTACAGGGAAGTGCAGATGTTCTGCCTTGCCCACACGGGTTTCAAAAACTCAGCATGATTTTATCTGTAGCTTCTGCTTTCCATCAATGCAACAGGAGAACAAATGGATCAGGATAATGGATGGGATGGCTTCAAaaggcaggagcacagctctTTCCTTGGAAGGAAGCTGAACTGTGTCCTCCTAAGGCAGAGACAGGGACAAAatggagcccagcctgctggaAGTGGTCCAGCATCAGTCACCTTGTGACAAGGGGAGCCTCAGAGTGACCTCTGGAGCTCAGGACcactccagctgcagccaggtgggctCTTGCTGGGTTTGGTGTCAGAGGTGCTGTAAAGACCACGTCTCCATGACCTTCTCACAcacaaaagctgctgctggagcctgtGCATTAAATGCTGCTTGCTGGGTTCTGGAGATGGCATCTGCAGAATCTTTAATTAACCTTTAATCTAAAATTAACCTTTAGTGGTGGGAGAAGatcctccctgtgagggtggggaggccctggcacagggtgcccagagaagctgtggctgccccatccctggaggtgtccaaggccaggttggacagggcttggagcaacctgggctagtggaagatgtccctcccagcccaaaccattgtgtgtttctgtgatttGCACAGAAATCAGGTTGCAGAGATAGCATTTGCCCAGAAACAATGAGGGCAGTCAGAGCCCCCCAGCTGTTTGAGTGTCTGCCAGGTTATCTCTGCTCCCGATAACACAGGTGGCACCTaatggcagggcaggagctcagTGATAATGGGGAGCCCCAACTTCGGGAGAAAACAgctcctgaaaaaaatctggCTCCCTCTGATGGCAAAGAAACCTCATTGAGAAGGGGAAGTGCCTGAGGTGCCTTGGGCACAGCTTGGTTCAGATGTGCCCGTTCTGACTGCCCAGTGTGGAGCACCCAGGCAGCTGGGAGGCTGGTGGAACTGGAAGGTCTGTACTGGGGTTTGTGTTTTGGCTGGTGTCACGTCAGTAACCCCCTTCCCCCTGTGTTCAGTTCTATTTACAAGGACTCCAACACTCTGCACCTCCCCACTGAGCGCTTCTCCCCGGTCCGGCGCTTCTCCGACGGGGCTGCCAGCATCCAGGCTTTCAAAGCCCACCTGGAGAAGATGGGCAATAACAGCAGCATCAAACAGCTTCAGCAGGTgagagggggctgggggtcctCAAAACAGCCTCCACAAGGAATTCTTACTGCCTCGGTCTTGCTGCTTCAGGAAGCAAAAGAGGAATCTTTACACGGAGGGCTGAGGGACACAGCGGGGACTTGGCAGGGTTTGTTCCTGCCCCGAGTGACTGCAGCAAACCCCGAGTGTCCTCTGGATGTACGAGCTGTTCGCCTGCAGCTGGGCACCTGGGGGGATTCCTGCCCCCTCTTTTCTGGGGAGAACCATCATGCTGTGCCCACCCATGGgtgtcctgcctgtccctgcagggcccaCCAGCCCTGTCagactgcagctcctgctctcccacatttcctctggcagcagcctggggctgtTCCAGGGTGTCCCGGGAAAGGGCAGCTCCTACCACCAGAGTTTGGAGTGTATTGTGGGATATTCCCTGCGCAGCCAGGCACGACTTGCCAAtggctggagcaggatttgGCCCCAGGACAGGCTTTTCCCCTTGCAGCACGGCACAAATGATTTGCTCTCCTCACCTTGAAGTGTCGTTTGCAGAGCTTGCTGCCTGCATTAAGGGAACACAGCGGTGCCAGCTGGGTGTCACGTGCACCCGTTGCTTCCCTGGCTTTTTGCCATGTCACTGCACACCTGATTCTGTCGGAGGGAATGGATTAGGCTTTCTTTGCCAGCTTTTCTCAGAGGGGTGGGCTGCAGAGCGTGCCATTCCGCACACGGCAGGGTGCTGTGCACCAGAAGGTCATTTATGGGACGCGCTGCATTCCTTGCAGGAGTGTGAGCAGCTCCAGAAGATGTACGGTGGGCACATGGACGAGAGGACGCTGGAGAAGacgcagcagcagcacatgttgtaccagcaggagcagcaccaccAGATTCTTCATCAGCAGATTCAGGTAGTGCAGCCCgagccagagctgctgaaggCTTAGCTCTGTTTTCCTGTGTTGCTGCAGACACAACTCGTGAGCAGGTCCCGGGGGGATCGAGGGAGGGGAGTTTGCTGGGCTTGCTGTAGCGGGAAGGCTGAAGGATTTCAGCAGAGATGtttgcacagctgctgtggtagctgtggcagccagggctgcagtcAGGGACTGACACTCAGTGAATCTGGATATGTCCTGCTTCACCCAGCAGTGTTTCTAAATTTACTGACCGAGACATTGACTGCAAACACTTCTTGTTTTCTTGTGGTGCCTGGTTCAGGACTGTATCCGGCCTCCCCAGCCATCTCCACCCTTGCAAGCTCCATGTGAAaaccagccagctctgctcactcaccagctccaGAGGTAAAGAAATGGCTTTAGGACAGCTCTGGGTTTTACTCTTCCTGAAGCCCAGGCATGAGCTGACACACTCAGGAGAAGCCAGGCTGAGTTGGAAGATGATGGAGTCAGAATGACACTGCCAGTTCCCAGGTGAATGTGCCTGGTCCTTCGAGCTGCATTCTCTCAGAAGGACTTTAGGATCAGAGAAATCTGATTCAAAGGCACAGACCTGCTTTGAGCAGAGGATTGACAGTCCTGCCTTTTGAGTGGCTTGAAGCTGCCACTTCAGCAGCCAGGCTCTCTCATGCTTCCTTGGGTGTCTCACACCTTGCCAGGCCCTTGGTGAGCTCAGCCTCCTTGCCCTCAGCACCCTGACTTGTGGGTGAGGGAGGCTGAGTTACGGGAAATGAGCGCAGGGTGTCTCACCAGGTGCAGTGAGTCAGGAGGTGAGCCTGCAgtgtccttgtccccaggtTTCTGTGGTAGCCACCAGGTCCTGCTCACTCCCTGTGTGACTTGGACAAGTGAGGTGGCTCTCAGAAGAGAAGCCAAGCTGCAGAGACCTTGGGATCCCCAGCAAGGGCTTTACGGTGTTTATTTTGAACAAGACACGCAGTGTTTGGCATCAGTTCTCACAGCTGAGACGGCATCCTGACAAGGAGCAGGCATGGTGAGAAGGTGCTTGTTTCCCTGCGTAGGTTACGGATCCAGCCATCCAGCCcacccccaaaccaccccagcAATCATCTCTTCAGGCAACCCAACAGCAGCCCGCCCCCCGTGAGCAGCAGCGTGCTCCAGCCCCATGGTAAGCAGttctgggagctgggcagggccgTGTGAGCCCATCAAACCCTGCAGAAGCAGCCTGGGGTTGCCAGAGCTCCGTTCCCCCCCCAGCCCAGGCCCTGCACAGTTTGCTGATGATGTAAAAGATTCTCCATCTGGCAGCAAGAGCTGGTGTTATCAAGAGCTCAGGAGAAGCTGCCAGCTGGAATGTGCTGTCGGGTTCCTTGTCACAAGATCCTTACTTATCACTCCCgggggtggggaggaagggcTGATATTCTCAGGTTTATGCAAATCACTGTCAGCTGCGCAGAGTTTCTGTTTTGGTGCAAGGGGCTCTGGCTGTGACCTTTGCACGCTGGCCCAGCATGACAGAGCACCCATACGGACTCCTGCTGGGCTCCCAGTCATGGAATGAATCACAGCATCATagcctggtttgggttggaagggaccttaaagatcatccctctccagccccctgctatgggcagggacacctttcaccaGACCAGGTTAATCCCAGCTCTGTCCGGCACTTCGGGGAATGGAGCAGATGTCGCTGCCAAGCCTcgccctgggctggcaggggtGCTGAGTGTCTTTGTTCCTTGTAGGTGCTGCCTCCCAGTCCCAGTTCCAAGGGATGCCATCCCACAACACAATCTTCCCGCAGTCGGGTAACTGTTCCCCTCCCCCGGCCATGGGGCTGACGTgcctggccctgcagcagcagcagtcgCAGCCCCAGCAGGTCACCATCCAAGTGCAGGAGCCCGGGGACATGGTCGGCAGCAGCCTCCTGCCCGGGGCCTCCGTGGGCGGGCAGGGCCTGGCGTCCCACGCGCGGGGGATGTCCCTGAGCCCCAGCGCCAGCCAGATCCAGATGCAGCACCGCGCCAACCTGATGGCCTCCCTCAGCTACGGCCACCGGCAGCTGTCCAAGCAGCTCAGCGCCGACAGCGCCGAGTCGCACAGGTGAgagccctccctgcctgctccgGCGCGGGGCAGCGTGCGGACAGCAGGGAGTGGCAATCTCAGCATGAGACACGGTGTCCTTGCCAGTCTGCCTTGTGCTTGCTCCCTCGCTGGGAAGGAGTTGCtgagccaggccagggctgctgTCCCACGTGCCTGGGGAAGCCTCTCCcgtgcaggagcagctctggctcccGCTGAGCAGTGCGGTCACTTGTCCTTTTCCTTGTCCTTGCAGTCTGAACGTGAACAGGTATCCCCCCGCCAACTACGACCAGGTGCACTTACACCCCCACCtgttcccagagcagccccgCGTTTCCCCCAGCAACTACAGCCCGCCGGGAGGGGTCGGGTTCTCTGCAGCCCAGCAAGCTCTGAAGGTCCCACAGCTTGACCAGTACCCCAGTTTCCCCCCGAACGcacatcagcagcagcagcactacACGGCATCGGCACTACAGCAGGCACTGTTGTCCCCGACCCCGCCCGACTACAGCCGACACCAGCAGGTACCGCACATCCTCCAGGGACTGCTTTCCCCCCGGCACTCGCTCACGGGGCACACGGACATGCGGCTGCCCCAGGCAGAATTTGCACAGCTCATCAAacggcggcagcagcagcagcagcagcaagaattCCAAGAGTTGTTCAGGCATATGAGTCAAGGGGATGCTGGGAATATGGGCACCAGCATGGGACAGAACCTCTCGGAGCGCCAGTCGTTGTCTTTGCCTTATCAGAGTGCTGACACGTACCACCCCCAgaacagcccccagcatctCTTAAAAATCAGGGCGCAAGAATGTATCCAGCAGGTCCCTGCCTCCGTGCCACCGCCGCAGGGATACGGACACCAGCCAGCCCTGTTCCACTCGGAGAGCATGGAGGAGGACTGCGCCTGCGAGGGAAACAGGGACAGCTTTCCTGACAGTAAGAGTTCAAACACATTGACCAAAGGTTGCCACGAGACCCCTCTGCTTGTAAACGCAGGAGGGCACGGGGACCCCGAATCTTTGCTAGGAACTGCTAATCCCGCGCAGGAGCTGGGAACGCACCAGTACAGGCATCAGCCCGCGCCCGGATTCAGGAATAAGGTGCCCAGCAGAGGTAaggctccctgccctgcccgtgCAGGCCAGGTGTCCAGCCATGTGTGTCCAGCCACTTACCTTCCTGCCCAGGGCACCGTCCCACCCGGCACACCAAGGGTTTCCTGACATACTCTGCATAGCACAGAATTACCGAGATGCTTTCTGGCTTTTGTGGCCTGAAGTAAATTGCAGGCACAGCCTCTGTAATAAACAGGGTTGAATAAGGAAGGAGCCTGATGGGCTGCTTCCCTTGGGAGTTTGACCTACTTCTGCAGGCAGGTAAAGACCAGGGCCCAGCTTGCTGCCATCTTTTCAGGAGTGCTGCATGGTGGCCACAGATTTATTCTTGCTGGTGATGTTGCCCATCCCCTGTAAACACGGGATAGGAACAGCTCAGCTGCCAGCACgccccagctgtggcagtgtAGCCATCTCTTCCTGCTCTTAAGCACAGACCCTCAAGCCCAGGCACTGCTAAAGCTCCCACAAACACCCACACGCTAACAGTGTTGGTCAGTGTCCTGTGGCTCCAGCGGCCTTGCAGTCTCTCTGGCActttgggaagcagcagcaacagcaagaTTCTATCCCTGCTTGAACTGGGAACTGTGGGTTCTGGAGAGAGTGAGTTTAAACTTGCCATTGGGATCTGAAGACCTTTCCTGCTCCTTGGAAGCAGCTGCACCTTTGCTCCTCAGTggctgctctggcagcactgggctgCCAGGGAATTCCTGCCTGAGCTGTAATTACAGGCTCCTCTGCAGGAAAAACACCCTCCGAGCCCCTCGCTAAGAGGGCTTTGAGGAGAGGCTGAGTGGGCAGATCAGTATTCCCTGCAGGACTCggggtgctgggctggagccACCAGCTTGCCCTTGGCACTCGGGCCCTGTTGCGGAGGAGCTGTGTCCAGGGCACAGGAGGCCCAGCTTTGTTCAGGGACACAGCACGGGTTTGTTGGGAAAGTACCGGGCTGGAATAGGCTGGCTCGGAGGGCTCAGTGGGGCTGCCAAGCCCTGACCCCCGCCAGAGCGTGggcgggggacagggacaaggctgggctgtgctgaaatCCTCCTAAATTCCGAGTTCTGTTTGCTCTCAGAGCTCCACTTCCCTGCTGTGCTTGGAGTGGGGGGAATCGCCCCAGGCTCAGTGGAGATTGGAAGCTCTGGAGGGGGGTTTGGTACGAAATCACGAGTCTGAATCTTGTCACTGAAGCCTGTTAGATGGACAGTGAGGTCTGCTGAAGTCAGAAGCCAAATCTCGGCCCCCACACTGCTGGTGCAAGGACTGGTTACACAAAGGAAAAGGACTTTAGACTGCAAAGCCTTGTAAATGAGTAAAAGCAAATAGATGTTTACAAATAGGCTTGTGTAAGCCCTTCTGACCGGGCTGTTTGTAGTAAGCTATGTCCTGGGGTGCAACTGCTTGTACCATTTTCCCTATGGCCTCTATAACCCACTTGGACTCAGGCCTGCGCCGCTTCGGGTCCAGGCAGAGTCACCTCAGAGTTTCCCAGGTACCTTTACCTACAGCAGATCCTACACCCCTGGGCTTTCCTGGTTTTGACCTACACCAAATCCTACATCCCTGGCTTTTCCCACTCTTTTCCCTAGACTGTGTCATGGGGGTGCAGTTTGAGGGTgtcttccctccctgcctcagcTCCCAGATGTgttttccctggagcagagcacagTGTCCCTGTGGCTCGGGAGCGTCTGTGCTTCCAAGGGCGCGTGCTAGTGCTGATCACAAAGCTCTGGATGTCTGTGGAGCATCTGCCAGGGATGGCAGCCGGGGACCTTGAGAGCACACCAAATCTGTTTGGGATGTGACTGAGCTGCCTGTGAGCGGCCCTGCTCCAGTTTTGCTCCAGCGTGGCCGTCCCGGGGCTGGGAGCGCTGCCCATGGGAAACCTGCCTGGGCTCGGCGCGGAGGGAGCCGAGCTGGCGGTGCCAGCGTCACATGCCACGGTGACACAAAGGATGTGGGGATGAAAGGCTCTCCTCTGCAGGCCTGGGGGTGTGAGTTCGGGGTGTCTGTCCCTTGGTCCAGAGCAGCATCTGCAGAGGTGAAGTGCTGGCATTGGGAAGCAGCTGGTTTTTGGGTCCTGGCTCTTCCAGGCTGAGGGAACTCGTCACCCGCAGCACAGGGACTGGGGCCGGGGCTGTTtgtggagctggagcagcaggctgcTGGCCCCAACCACTGTTCCCACAGTTGGAGCAGCATCCCAAGCAGTGTGTGGGTGGCACTGATCCGCTAACATCTGTTACCTCATGTTTTCCTTCTCGCTTTGCCGGGAAAGCTGACTGTTAACCGCACGTAACCCCACGGTTGTGCAAAGGAAGGGGGAGGCTGCATCTCTGACTGCCCTGGGACAGGGCTCCGGCAGGAATGCCACATTCCTGATGGAGGACGGGCACGGGGAGCAgtgtgctggctgtgctgtccATGCTCTGCCGTGCTCTGTCCATGTGCTGCCTGTGGAGACCACATGGGATGGGGTCTCACTTAAATTCTGCTAGATTTGTGGACAGATTTTGGGACTGCTCTGTGCAGGGGCAAGCACGATCCTTGTGGGACCATGTGGGGATGTTCTAGATTCTATGAGATCCCTTCAGGGAGCAGTTTTGGGGCAGTTGCAGtgccagctgggctgtgcagcGTCCCGGCACAGCAGGACATCACTTCCCACTGGCCAAAGccctgggaaagctctggcttTGTGAGGGATGTACCTCAGCTGTGTCACCTCGGGGCAGCTCCCCAGCGCTCGCAGGCGTTTGTGCTCGGCAGGGTCCGCGCTCAGCGAGCTCAGCCCCGATGACAGGCTCCTCCATGGCTCAGGACTTTATCCAAAACATCGTGTACTTGATGAGAGGCTTTGCCTGATAGGAATGTGGCCTTTGCCCTCAGTCACAAGAGCTTGCAGTGCAGATGGACTTTGCCAGGCAGAGCACTCGTGTGCTCCCGCAGCCAGATTGGGGGGGGGCAGGGAGAAGTCATCTGATAAAAGTGAAGATCCTGGCCAGCTCTTCCAGCAGGATTATGTTGCTTACAATTGCCAAGGGGCCCTGCTGGAGCATCCCGTGTTGGAGGCTCCCCCAGCTCTTGTGTAACGATGTGGGGGTCGAGCTCAGGCTCGAGGGGAAGGCAGAAGTGGGAAAGGGTCTGGTTcctgtgctcctgccccagTGCCTCCAGCTTAAGGCTGTTTTTGTAGACCTGATGGAAGGCAGCTAGCATTGGGATCTTTTGGGATGTTGAAGCTGGAGGGAGAAGCCTGTGTGAGTGCAGCTGGGGGCAGTGGTGCTGCACCACTCTTAACTGGAGCAGCCGgaggtcctgtccctgctctgccagcaaggAGCGTTTGTGTGTGGCATCACATCTCAGTTCTGCAGTGGCACAGTGGCTGCGGGTTCCTTGTACTAACCTGTCCTTTTTCTGTCCTGTCTGGCTCTCAAGAGTCCATCGTAGGGAACTGCATGGACAGGAGCTCCCCCGGCCAAGCCATGCAGGTGCCCGACCACAACGGCCTGGGCTACCCCGTGCGCCCCTCGTCCAGCGAGCACCCGCGGCCCCGCACCCTGCAGAGACATCACACCATCCAGAACAGCGATGATGCCTACGTAGGTGCCTTTGCCTCCCAGGTCCCCCCTCTGGaacagcctggcctggctgtggccacccagggctctgcagacaCATCCAGCCCAGCCGTGGGTCCAGCACTGCTGTGAAGGAGCTGGTCATGGTAGCCCAGACCTCAGTGCTCTGCACcctctggggtttggggtgtgggaaGTGTCCTACCCAAATCTTGATGTGTGCTTTGCTACAGCTCCCTTCTGCTGTAGATGAGAATGTCAGCTTCACTTGgctcagtggtgcccagtgacaggacgaGGAGCGATGGCCAGAAACTAAAACACAACAAGTTCCACCTCAACGTtaggaagaacttcttcccatggagggtggcagagcactgaaCAGCCGCCCAGGGTAGGGcctggagtctccctctctggagacatccGAAAACCACCCAGACGTGTTTCTCTGTCACCtcctccaggtgtccctgccttgTCAGGGCTTTGTGCTGGATGATCTCCTGATCTCCCTTCCACCCCCAGCTATGCTGTGATTCTGTTAGTTCAGAGGGATTTGGACCATTCAGTCCATCCTCCTGTTGAAGGGACAGGCTGCACCCAAGCTGTGCCTGTTGCAGTTCTTGTCTTTCCAAACCCTTGCTGAAGGTTTGCAGAGgctccctgggcaccctgtccatgggcagatGGGGGACAGCAGGATACTGAGCTCCCCCTGAGTGTGCCGTGCCATCTCCACAGGTGCAGTTGGATAACTTGCCTGGAATGAGTTTGATGGCAGGAAAAGCCCTCAGCTCTGCTCGGATGTCCGACGCCGTGCTCAGCCAGTCGTCGCTGATGGCCAGTCAGCAGCTGCGCGACAGGGACGGCGAGGGTGAGCCCGGGGCTGCCCGCGGGGCAGGGAGCTCCTCGGGGAGCTGAGTCACGGCCACAGGTGCTGAGTCACCTCTTTGCCCTTCCAGAATGCGGGGAGAGTTTGGAAGGTCAAGAGCACGCGAACCTGGGCGATGGCAGCCAGCACCTCAACACCTCCTGCTACCCCTCGACGTGTATCACGGACGTCCTGCTGAGCTACAAGCACCCGGAGGTGCCCTTTGGGATGGAGCAGGCAGGGGTGTAACCAGGAGGGAGTGAGTATCCGTGTGCCCTTCTTTCACCACACCACACCTCGGGCTGCACTCCCAGGGGTCACCTTCCCTGCTCATTGCTCCCGTGCTGGGGGTGGGACCATCCGCTCGGAGCTCCTGTGCTGAAGCTGTTTGCTGTGCCCCCTTTGCCTAGGGACAGCATCCCTCCTTCCAGGCTTGTGCTGCGCTCAGGCCCCTCTGCATGGCAGGGTCTCTCTCCTGGGGCAGGGTCAGGAATGgcctgggaatgctggaggGCTGTGGGAAGAGATGTGCCATTCTGGTGTCCCCTAACAtctgtctttctctctcttGCAGGGTTTGTGTACAGCTCTGAAATGAAAAGGTCCATTTTAAACCAACAGTATCTAGCAGCATTGCGCCAAATTGCCGTAGTATTTCTGACTAACTGGAATACCATGGCCcctctcctcatcctcactTCATCCAGTGTGTCGTTCCTTCGGGTTCTTTAATTTCTGCCACACTTGCCTGAAACTCCAGCTGCAcccagagccctgtgccccacacGGAGGATCGGCCTCGGCAccggggctgctctgggggctGGCCCTGCCCGGGGCCCCGCGCCGGGCTGAGCGTCCCTGGAGCCTGCCCTGAGCAGGTCCAagggggctggagctgctcctggatgGAGGCCACGCTCTCCTTCCactctgtccctctgccctggGGGTCCGGGCCTGGCAGCGCTGGCGGGCCCTCCCCACCCCGGTGCAATCCACTTCTTGTCTCACCTCTGTCTGCTCTGTTCCCTCTCGTGTGTTGGGGTGCTGACAGGAtcacccctgccctgccctccctccccttttctttccaaatctGCCAcgacttggggttttttcttttcctggctAATATAGGGCAGAcggatttttctttgtttccttcgCTTTTCCTCCTGATCACGTaggaattgttttttttttggtaaatgttgttttattattattgttattaataaaaggcaaaaggaATTTCTGTTTGAGAGAAATTTTTAACTAGATTCTGTTCTATATGAATTGTGACTTGCACCTTTTGttcaaagtattttatttcttttaatgacATTGTACTTGTGACTGGTTTTCTCTCGTGCCAGTGGCGACAGTGGTAATTCTCCTTATACAGTCGGGACGTGCAGAGGTCTCTTCTTTGTCCCTTTTCCATCCTTTCCGTGGTGGATAGAGCGGGAGCCCCCCATCCCGCTGGGGCTCAGGAGCACGTGGTGTCACCCTTGCCTTTGGGACTTGACAAGCTCCAGCTCACATCCTTCTTTCTGACATTTGTTCcggaatattttttaaaactaaaggAAACATCGACCCAGCCCTCCTGACTTCGCACAGAAGGAAGTGTGAAACCAGCACGGCAGAGGTGACTTTGCTATCCTTACCCCGTGCCTCTTCCCGGCCTCCCCTTCTCCGGGAGAAGGACGCTGACAGCTCTGCGATCCCGAGAATCAGAGAGGAGGGGAAGCTCCACAGCCCTCTCCCGGCGCCtccgggctgggggagcccgCCGCATGGAGCGGGAGGGCTGCAAGCCTTTTGCTCTGTCCCTTTGgttcattttccttttgtttacaTGACACTGTATCCTGGGAGAGTCGCCGGGccccccccagcagcagctgccccgCAGGGCCGCGTCACCGTGCCATCCGCAGTATCACACTTTTTTTATCATGGCTTTGTATTGTAGTAATCAATACGCGCAGTATATGTTGAATGTATATTAATATACTTtgctattatttctgttttttggaaatgtcagaagtatttttttttcttcctcatttatGTTGGACTAAAAAcgaacaggaaaaaaaaaagtttcagtaAATCTTCAGTCCATTTTTTGTGGGTCACTTGCAACTAGTCAATTAGTTGGACAGTGGGATCATAACAAATAAAACCATGATTATGATCTTCCCTGGGCTCTTGTTTGCCTTGTTGCTCAACACCAAAGTTCAAGGGGCGgcagctgct
The Anomalospiza imberbis isolate Cuckoo-Finch-1a 21T00152 chromosome 24, ASM3175350v1, whole genome shotgun sequence DNA segment above includes these coding regions:
- the SIK3 gene encoding serine/threonine-protein kinase SIK3 isoform X2, giving the protein MAAAAAAGGGGGAGAPPAAPRLSPAPPPPRPPGPARIGYYEIERTIGKGNFAVVKLATHLVTRAKVAIKIIDKTQLDEENLKKIFREVQIMKMLCHPHIIRLYQVMETERMIYLVTEYASGGEIFDHLVAHGRMAEKEARRKFKQIVAAVNFCHCRNIVHRDLKAENLLLDANLNIKIADFGFSNIFSPGQLLKTWCGSPPYAAPELFEGKEYDGPKVDIWSLGVVLYVLVCGALPFDGSTLQNLRARVLSGKFRIPFFMSTECEHLIRHMLVLDPSKRLSMEQICKHKWMKLGEADAEFDRLIAECQHLKTERQLEPLNEDVLLAMADMGLDKERTVQSLRADAYDHYSAIYSLLCDRLKRHKNLRIAPSPSIPRTMTFPTSANIQTEQTGNTMNINVPQVQLINPENQIVETDGTMNLDSDEGEEPSPEALVRYLSMRRHTVGVADPRTEVMEDLQKLLPGFPRVTPQAPFLQVTPNVNFMHSVLPRQNLQPTGQLEYKEQSLLQPPTLQLLNGMGPLGRRASDGGANIQLHAQQLLKRPRGPSPLVTMTPAVPAVTPVDEESSDGEPDQEAVQRYLANRSKRHTLAMTNPTAEIPPDLQRQLGQQSFRPRAWAPHLGPDQHRSIYKDSNTLHLPTERFSPVRRFSDGAASIQAFKAHLEKMGNNSSIKQLQQECEQLQKMYGGHMDERTLEKTQQQHMLYQQEQHHQILHQQIQDCIRPPQPSPPLQAPCENQPALLTHQLQRLRIQPSSPPPNHPSNHLFRQPNSSPPPVSSSVLQPHGAASQSQFQGMPSHNTIFPQSGNCSPPPAMGLTCLALQQQQSQPQQVTIQVQEPGDMVGSSLLPGASVGGQGLASHARGMSLSPSASQIQMQHRANLMASLSYGHRQLSKQLSADSAESHSLNVNRYPPANYDQVHLHPHLFPEQPRVSPSNYSPPGGVGFSAAQQALKVPQLDQYPSFPPNAHQQQQHYTASALQQALLSPTPPDYSRHQQVPHILQGLLSPRHSLTGHTDMRLPQAEFAQLIKRRQQQQQQQEFQELFRHMSQGDAGNMGTSMGQNLSERQSLSLPYQSADTYHPQNSPQHLLKIRAQECIQQVPASVPPPQGYGHQPALFHSESMEEDCACEGNRDSFPDSKSSNTLTKGCHETPLLVNAGGHGDPESLLGTANPAQELGTHQYRHQPAPGFRNKVPSRESIVGNCMDRSSPGQAMQVPDHNGLGYPVRPSSSEHPRPRTLQRHHTIQNSDDAYVQLDNLPGMSLMAGKALSSARMSDAVLSQSSLMASQQLRDRDGEECGESLEGQEHANLGDGSQHLNTSCYPSTCITDVLLSYKHPEVPFGMEQAGV